A DNA window from Christiangramia salexigens contains the following coding sequences:
- the hemL gene encoding glutamate-1-semialdehyde 2,1-aminomutase produces the protein MIYKRSSQLFAEAQKVIPGGVNSPVRAFKAVGGEPIFVERAEGAYLFDEDGNKLIDYINSWGPLILGHAHKPVLDAVIERAKKGTSFGTPTEIETKIAELAVKMVPNIDKIRMVNSGTEACMSAVRLARGFTGKEKIIKFAGCYHGHSDSFLIQAGSGAVTFGTPNSPGVTQGTAKDTLLAKYNDLDNVKDLIKANKDKIACIILEPVAGNMGCIPPAEGFLEGLRKVCDEEGILLVFDEVMTGFRLAAGGVQERLKVNADIICFGKVIGGGLPVGAFAARNEIMDYLAPVGPVYQAGTLSGNPLAMAAGLAMLTELHEKPEIFESIEKKTAYLHEGIEKALKANKVEHTINRLGSMISVHFMEEPVTDFDSAAKAASNGKYNKFFHGMLENGIYIAPSAFETWFISDALSYEDLDKTIEAVEKVSREL, from the coding sequence ATGATTTATAAAAGAAGTAGTCAATTATTTGCTGAAGCACAAAAAGTAATTCCCGGAGGAGTAAATTCACCGGTTAGAGCTTTTAAGGCAGTAGGAGGAGAGCCCATCTTTGTAGAAAGGGCAGAAGGAGCTTATTTATTTGATGAAGATGGTAATAAATTAATAGATTATATCAACTCATGGGGTCCGCTAATCCTTGGACATGCGCATAAGCCTGTACTGGATGCGGTCATTGAAAGGGCGAAAAAAGGAACTTCTTTTGGAACTCCTACAGAGATCGAGACCAAGATCGCCGAACTTGCTGTAAAGATGGTTCCGAATATCGATAAGATAAGAATGGTGAATTCGGGAACCGAAGCCTGTATGAGTGCGGTGAGGCTCGCACGAGGATTTACGGGCAAGGAGAAGATCATAAAATTTGCGGGATGTTACCACGGTCATAGCGATTCATTTTTGATACAGGCAGGAAGTGGAGCGGTAACTTTTGGTACTCCTAATAGTCCCGGTGTGACACAGGGAACTGCAAAAGATACCCTGTTGGCTAAATACAATGATCTTGATAATGTAAAAGACCTTATAAAGGCAAATAAGGATAAGATCGCGTGTATTATCCTTGAACCGGTAGCCGGAAATATGGGATGTATTCCACCGGCTGAAGGCTTCCTCGAAGGTTTAAGAAAAGTGTGTGACGAGGAAGGGATCCTCCTTGTGTTTGATGAGGTGATGACTGGCTTTAGACTTGCTGCCGGGGGAGTTCAGGAGAGACTTAAGGTAAATGCCGATATTATATGTTTTGGTAAGGTGATAGGCGGAGGACTTCCGGTAGGAGCATTTGCTGCCAGAAATGAGATCATGGATTATCTCGCACCTGTAGGACCCGTATATCAGGCGGGCACACTAAGTGGAAATCCGCTTGCTATGGCAGCGGGACTGGCGATGCTTACCGAATTACATGAAAAACCTGAGATCTTTGAAAGCATAGAAAAGAAAACAGCCTATCTGCACGAAGGCATTGAAAAAGCCCTGAAGGCTAATAAGGTTGAACATACCATAAACCGACTAGGCTCTATGATCTCTGTACATTTTATGGAAGAGCCAGTAACCGATTTTGATTCGGCTGCCAAAGCGGCTTCGAATGGGAAGTACAATAAATTCTTCCATGGCATGCTGGAAAACGGCATTTATATCGCGCCAAGTGCATTTGAAACCTGGTTTATTAGCGATGCGCTTTCTTATGAGGATCTTGATAAAACTATTGAGGCAGTAGAAAAAGTTTCCAGGGAACTATAA
- a CDS encoding 1-aminocyclopropane-1-carboxylate deaminase/D-cysteine desulfhydrase: MQDFLDDQTDLHSQNQFVDEFSGGIKLWIKREDLLHPEVSGNKFRKLKYNLLKAREERYDTLLTFGGAFSNHIAATAAAGLKSGFKTIGVIRGDEIPEMPKSRWSPTLKFAESCGMEFHFLSREEYRQRDTKELKEKLHNIFDEFYLVPEGGTNALAIQGCEEILTEADDNFDFICSSVGTGGTLAGLINSLKFGQKCLGFPALKTDYLKDEICKFVNRSEWDLIQNYHFGGYAKINSELVNFMNGFSGEYGIQLDPVYTGKLVFGIFDLIKKGYFPNNSNILAIHTGGLQGIQGMNEFLKKKKLPQIEII, from the coding sequence ATGCAGGACTTTTTAGACGATCAGACAGATCTGCACTCCCAAAATCAATTCGTTGATGAGTTTTCAGGGGGGATAAAGCTCTGGATCAAAAGAGAAGATCTGCTGCATCCCGAAGTATCAGGTAACAAATTCAGAAAATTAAAATATAATCTTCTGAAGGCCCGTGAAGAGAGATATGATACACTGCTCACTTTTGGAGGTGCTTTTTCTAATCATATTGCGGCTACGGCAGCAGCCGGATTAAAATCTGGTTTTAAGACCATTGGAGTGATACGGGGTGATGAGATCCCTGAAATGCCTAAATCCAGGTGGAGCCCTACGCTGAAATTTGCAGAAAGCTGCGGCATGGAATTTCATTTTCTGAGTCGTGAAGAATACAGGCAAAGAGATACCAAAGAATTAAAAGAAAAACTTCATAACATTTTTGATGAATTTTATCTGGTTCCGGAAGGTGGAACTAATGCTTTGGCAATTCAGGGTTGTGAAGAGATCCTAACAGAGGCTGATGATAATTTTGATTTTATCTGTTCTTCGGTTGGAACGGGTGGAACCCTGGCGGGATTGATCAATTCTCTAAAGTTTGGCCAAAAGTGTCTGGGTTTTCCTGCATTAAAAACAGACTATTTAAAAGATGAGATCTGTAAATTTGTGAATAGGTCGGAATGGGATCTTATACAAAACTACCATTTTGGAGGTTATGCTAAAATAAATTCAGAGCTGGTGAATTTTATGAATGGATTCTCCGGGGAATATGGAATTCAACTGGACCCTGTATATACAGGAAAATTAGTTTTTGGTATTTTTGATCTAATTAAGAAGGGGTATTTCCCCAATAACTCTAACATACTGGCAATACATACCGGAGGCTTGCAGGGAATCCAGGGAATGAATGAGTTTTTAAAGAAGAAAAAATTGCCTCAAATTGAAATTATATGA
- a CDS encoding glucosaminidase domain-containing protein, translating to MKFNRILSLCLIIVLAASCGTKKKVVSRKDTRENTGVTQDSRHQKRNREDVKEETSRTSYSYTIEDYIRTYAPIAQEEMKLYRIPASITLAQGILESGAGNGDLTRRANNHFGIKCHDWNGPKVYHDDDRRQECFRKYKHAKYSYRDHSLFLSGRGRYAKLFDLDTDDYRGWAKGLRDAGYATDRQYPDKLIGLIERYELYRFDSDIEPAQVQAYNPKPVNNTETHKVEKGDTLYSIAKRYNTTVEEIKRSNRLNGNTISIGQILNIK from the coding sequence ATGAAATTCAATAGGATTTTAAGTCTGTGTTTAATTATTGTTTTAGCGGCTTCCTGCGGAACAAAGAAAAAAGTAGTATCCCGAAAAGATACCCGGGAAAATACCGGGGTCACCCAAGATTCAAGACATCAGAAAAGGAACCGTGAAGATGTTAAGGAGGAGACTTCAAGAACATCCTACTCTTATACGATAGAGGATTATATTAGAACCTATGCGCCTATCGCGCAGGAAGAAATGAAGCTTTACCGAATTCCAGCCAGCATAACCCTTGCACAGGGAATATTGGAGTCCGGCGCCGGTAACGGAGATCTAACCCGTAGGGCAAATAATCATTTCGGTATTAAATGTCATGACTGGAACGGTCCTAAGGTTTATCATGATGATGATCGCAGGCAGGAATGCTTTAGAAAATATAAGCACGCAAAGTATTCATACAGAGATCACTCACTTTTTCTTAGTGGGCGTGGCAGGTATGCCAAGCTGTTCGATCTGGATACCGATGATTATCGTGGTTGGGCCAAAGGATTAAGGGATGCGGGTTATGCAACAGACAGGCAATATCCCGATAAACTGATTGGACTTATAGAGCGCTATGAGCTCTATAGGTTTGATTCTGATATTGAACCTGCTCAGGTCCAGGCATACAATCCAAAACCGGTGAATAACACGGAGACACATAAAGTTGAGAAGGGGGATACTTTGTATTCTATAGCGAAACGCTATAATACCACCGTTGAAGAAATTAAAAGATCAAACCGTCTTAATGGAAATACTATTTCCATAGGACAGATCCTGAATATTAAATAG
- a CDS encoding LamG domain-containing protein has translation MDPTRDVDRDGSPWFIDCDDNNADLNDKDEDNDNYSTCQGDPDDQDPNVYPGSALICINQTVTAAQTSFICEGETTINLGGSQTNVSYYLRNNADNSIIDGPIAGTGSPISFNTGTISSNTTFNVYSEAGAKGALDFDGIDDQVILDGFDLAGEANVTIEAWVNPTDVTGAHKGIISKTNGDGQFIFRLENGHPRSVFYTSTGDLGSLSTQALTPGQWYHVVTTFDGDESRIYVNGVDVTGAQYNYAASGGLKTYTASPAIIGRANPQEFFDGKIGEVRVWNELKTPAEITANMSSSYTGTETGLVALYKMKEGKGITVADSTGSFDGTMENMDPATDWLTYDPDCTLEMTDKPSVTIAPIEDQVVTVAESTLCPSNTGTTVNLETSQPDITYYLRNDADDSIIDGPVEGGGAISFDTGSITTTTNYNVHAVPTNGDTSCSTQMSQTVAVTIEDNTAPTVIARDITVQLDENGQATITADQVNNGSTDNCTAIGNLTLSLDKSTFSCADISSGGECGEVSLLFNSSGIATGDNNANVEELGMNQLTMEAWVKPSSNVVNSVIRKAGDYDLYIYDGQLKAEVWYKAGSDASMYQFTGPAITYNAWSHVAFVYDNTNPGVGYFVVNGNTYPSNGNAHQIGSNGNLGIGSSTVYGQSFNGLIDEVRIWSVARTAQNIQDNLSGCITGSELGLEAYYKVQEGSGSVLKDFSDNGNDLTIQGATWQQEGGTTAGVPVTLTVGDANGNQSTATANVAVVDIIAPIIRTYEDILVELDENGQASIRGDYSVGPVAGKLEPQNSLSTTTPVDCDCPEGYVAVGYEGASGWILDDFRLVCKEVLADGGLGTETVETCFSGSRTEVTRSDMLTGNEVLVGFEVQDGDFQHQLSSRTHVGVKGFGKSLDQVVAGNQNNIDNTALAGIIGSGTGTTSLATTTNFAPAGHAIVGMSVNQTSGYSSSVSFKYAPISSLLSIDNGSTDNCGIASITADKYSFTCENIGENIVTITAMDVNGNEASATAVVTVEDNTAPQAIVRNITVELDANGMASITPEMVDNGSSDNCATTEDLQLILDKSIFGCEDVVDKGVTPNLSALNFDGDDYVSIPDSPELQLQGDMTIEAWFKVDEFTGDWVRVVGKGAGPEGPVGPRNYGLWYFPNGTWLFQQYGQGVQVAFNRPIDIGEWYHMAAVKTGNVAKLYINGEVVASNTGGTNPITSNDPLTIGYAGFHDHHIGQIDEVRLWNIARTDEEILNDFTKTINPETSGLLAYYNMEEASGDILNDQTVNGFNGDLQGFSQNEAWTGSSRRLGPVSTMLTVTDASGNSSSSTAVVTVVDNIAATVVTQNITVALDENGTATITPEMIDGGSSDNCEIASLELDVTEFTCENVGENTVTLTAVDVNDNESSATAVVTVEDNIPAEVLTQNITVQLDDMGMASITPEMIDNGSNDVCGIASMSLDITDFTCENVGENMVTLTAVDVNDNEASATATVIVEDNIAATVVTQNITVALDENGTATITPEMIDNGSNDVCGIASLSLDITDFTCENVGENTVTLTAVDVNDNEASATATVIVEDKIAAEVLTQNITVQLDEMGMASITPEMIDNDSNDVCGIASLSLDITDFTCENVGENTVTLTAVDVNDNEASATATVIVEDKIAAEVLTQNITVQLDELGMASITPEMIDNGSNDACGIASMSLDITDFTCENVGENTVTLTAVDVNDNEASATATVIVEDKIAAEVLTQNITVQLDDMGMASITPEMINNGSNDVCGIASMSLDITDFTCENVGENTVTLTVVDVNDNEASATATVIVEDKIAAEVLTQNITVQLDEMGMASITPEMIDNGSNDACGIASMSLDITDFTCENVGENIVTLTAMDVNDNEASATVIVTVEDKIAAEVLTQNITVQLDEMGMASITPEMIDNGSNDACGIVSMSLDITDFTCENVGENIVTLTAMDVNDNEASATAIVTVEDKIAAEVITQNITVQLDEMGMASITPEMIDNGSNDACGIASMSLDKSDFTCDHIGENTVTLTAIDIHGNESSATAIVSVEDVIAPTPVMDQLEPIYAECIVERTDVPTPLATDNCDIEISATTDLVFPVTRQGSTMIRWKFEDSNANVTYQQQKIIIDDITAPVPDIAELETVEVECGVTAISAPTATDNCAGSVTGTTTDPLSYEEQGDYEILWTFDDGNGNSTTQIQQVIVKDQTPPVALAKDITVVLDPNDNVRINPEDIDDGSYDECSEISLSLDRDYFTSNGSYEVVLTVTDALGNSSEASARVIVVTNHPETSNVHVVPTILKQSSMAKVIVPFRSRIIEVQVLETETNKYKIIRGNKLNEQQIDIAPFKGTLLVRIIDQDGRVHLKKLIAL, from the coding sequence ATGGATCCTACAAGGGATGTAGATCGGGATGGAAGTCCTTGGTTTATAGATTGTGATGATAATAATGCTGATCTAAATGATAAAGATGAAGATAATGATAATTATTCCACCTGTCAAGGAGATCCGGATGATCAGGATCCCAATGTCTATCCAGGTTCCGCTCTAATATGTATTAATCAAACGGTTACCGCAGCCCAGACTTCTTTCATATGCGAAGGTGAAACCACCATCAATTTAGGTGGTTCTCAAACCAACGTTAGTTACTATTTGAGAAACAATGCAGATAATAGCATTATTGATGGTCCTATAGCAGGTACAGGCAGTCCTATTTCGTTCAATACGGGTACTATATCATCAAATACGACCTTTAATGTATATAGTGAAGCCGGAGCAAAAGGAGCACTAGATTTTGATGGTATAGATGATCAAGTAATTCTTGATGGATTTGATTTGGCTGGAGAAGCAAATGTTACTATAGAAGCATGGGTGAATCCCACAGATGTAACTGGAGCTCACAAGGGTATTATTAGTAAGACCAATGGAGATGGACAGTTTATTTTTAGATTAGAAAACGGACATCCGAGGTCTGTTTTTTATACAAGTACAGGTGATCTTGGTTCGCTCTCTACTCAGGCACTAACCCCCGGACAATGGTATCATGTGGTAACCACCTTTGATGGAGATGAATCTAGAATTTATGTGAATGGTGTGGATGTTACTGGCGCCCAATATAATTATGCTGCTAGCGGTGGTTTAAAAACTTATACTGCATCACCAGCTATAATTGGTAGAGCAAATCCTCAAGAATTTTTTGATGGAAAAATAGGGGAAGTACGTGTTTGGAATGAGTTAAAAACACCGGCTGAAATTACGGCAAATATGAGTAGCTCATATACAGGCACAGAAACCGGTCTTGTTGCATTGTATAAAATGAAGGAAGGCAAAGGAATTACAGTTGCTGATTCTACGGGCTCTTTTGATGGTACTATGGAAAATATGGACCCGGCTACAGACTGGTTAACATATGATCCAGATTGTACGTTGGAAATGACTGACAAGCCTTCTGTAACCATTGCTCCAATCGAAGATCAGGTAGTTACTGTAGCAGAAAGTACTCTATGCCCTTCAAACACTGGAACAACAGTAAATTTAGAAACAAGCCAACCTGATATTACCTATTACCTGAGAAATGATGCTGATGATAGTATTATAGATGGACCAGTTGAGGGCGGTGGCGCAATTTCATTTGATACTGGTTCTATAACCACTACCACTAATTATAATGTACATGCAGTTCCAACTAATGGTGATACTTCATGTTCTACTCAAATGTCTCAAACAGTAGCAGTAACTATAGAGGATAATACAGCTCCAACAGTAATTGCTCGGGATATCACTGTTCAATTAGATGAGAATGGCCAGGCTACCATTACTGCAGACCAGGTTAATAATGGTTCTACAGATAATTGTACAGCCATTGGAAATCTGACTTTAAGTCTTGATAAATCCACTTTCAGTTGTGCTGACATTTCCTCTGGTGGAGAATGTGGCGAGGTTTCATTATTATTTAACAGCAGTGGAATTGCAACTGGAGATAATAATGCTAATGTAGAGGAGCTGGGAATGAATCAGTTAACTATGGAGGCATGGGTTAAGCCAAGTAGTAATGTCGTCAATTCGGTAATACGAAAAGCTGGTGATTATGATCTTTATATTTATGATGGGCAATTGAAAGCAGAAGTATGGTATAAGGCTGGAAGTGATGCATCTATGTATCAATTTACAGGGCCTGCCATAACATATAATGCTTGGTCTCACGTTGCTTTTGTATATGATAATACTAACCCAGGTGTAGGTTACTTTGTAGTAAATGGGAATACGTATCCTAGTAATGGAAATGCACATCAAATAGGATCCAATGGAAATTTAGGTATTGGTAGCTCTACGGTTTATGGTCAAAGTTTTAATGGGTTAATAGATGAAGTTAGAATTTGGTCTGTAGCTAGAACAGCACAGAATATTCAAGATAACCTTTCAGGATGTATTACAGGTTCAGAACTCGGATTGGAAGCCTACTACAAGGTTCAGGAAGGTAGCGGCTCTGTATTAAAGGATTTTTCAGATAATGGAAATGATTTAACTATACAGGGAGCTACCTGGCAACAAGAAGGTGGAACTACTGCGGGTGTGCCTGTAACTTTAACTGTTGGTGACGCTAATGGTAATCAATCCACGGCCACAGCAAATGTGGCAGTTGTGGATATTATCGCTCCAATTATTAGAACCTATGAGGATATTCTAGTTGAGCTTGACGAAAATGGTCAGGCTTCAATAAGAGGAGATTATTCTGTAGGTCCGGTAGCCGGGAAACTAGAACCACAAAATAGCCTTAGTACTACTACCCCTGTAGATTGTGACTGTCCTGAGGGATATGTGGCAGTGGGTTATGAAGGTGCTTCAGGTTGGATTCTAGACGATTTCAGATTAGTCTGTAAAGAAGTTCTGGCCGATGGCGGCCTGGGCACAGAAACGGTAGAAACTTGCTTTAGCGGTTCTCGTACTGAAGTTACCAGGTCTGATATGTTAACGGGTAACGAAGTATTGGTCGGTTTTGAAGTTCAGGATGGAGATTTTCAGCATCAGCTTTCTTCCAGAACCCATGTAGGTGTTAAGGGATTTGGTAAAAGTTTAGACCAGGTAGTAGCAGGGAATCAAAACAATATAGATAACACCGCGCTAGCCGGTATCATTGGATCTGGTACAGGAACAACAAGCTTAGCTACTACAACAAATTTTGCACCAGCTGGTCACGCTATTGTTGGGATGTCTGTAAATCAAACTTCTGGATATTCATCATCCGTAAGCTTTAAATATGCACCCATATCATCCTTATTGAGTATTGATAATGGCTCAACTGATAATTGTGGTATTGCATCCATAACCGCAGATAAATACAGTTTCACCTGTGAAAATATAGGTGAAAATATAGTCACGATAACGGCAATGGATGTCAACGGTAATGAAGCTTCAGCAACAGCTGTGGTAACAGTAGAGGATAACACTGCTCCACAAGCAATAGTAAGGAATATTACAGTAGAATTGGATGCCAACGGTATGGCCAGCATCACACCAGAAATGGTAGATAATGGCTCTTCAGATAATTGTGCTACTACTGAAGACTTACAATTAATTTTGGATAAATCGATTTTTGGTTGCGAAGATGTTGTAGACAAAGGTGTTACACCAAACTTATCTGCACTCAATTTTGATGGAGACGATTATGTATCTATACCAGACTCCCCAGAATTACAACTTCAGGGTGATATGACCATAGAAGCCTGGTTCAAAGTTGATGAATTCACAGGAGACTGGGTACGAGTGGTAGGAAAAGGGGCAGGTCCTGAAGGTCCAGTAGGCCCCAGAAACTATGGATTATGGTATTTCCCTAATGGAACCTGGTTATTTCAACAATACGGTCAAGGGGTTCAGGTAGCTTTTAATAGACCTATCGATATAGGCGAATGGTATCATATGGCAGCTGTAAAGACAGGGAATGTTGCTAAGCTCTATATTAATGGAGAAGTAGTGGCAAGTAATACTGGAGGAACCAACCCAATAACAAGCAATGATCCGCTTACTATAGGTTATGCTGGTTTTCACGATCACCATATTGGGCAGATCGATGAGGTTAGGCTTTGGAACATAGCCAGGACAGATGAAGAGATCCTGAATGACTTTACAAAAACGATAAATCCTGAAACTTCCGGCTTATTGGCATATTATAATATGGAAGAGGCCTCTGGAGATATACTTAATGATCAAACGGTAAATGGCTTCAATGGGGATCTTCAGGGATTTTCTCAAAACGAAGCTTGGACAGGATCAAGTAGAAGACTTGGACCGGTGTCTACCATGCTTACTGTTACTGACGCTAGTGGGAACAGTTCTTCGTCAACTGCTGTAGTAACCGTAGTGGACAATATCGCTGCAACTGTAGTTACTCAGAATATCACAGTAGCACTTGACGAAAACGGAACGGCTACGATCACTCCTGAAATGATTGACGGTGGTTCTTCAGATAACTGCGAGATTGCCAGTCTGGAACTGGATGTTACAGAATTTACCTGCGAAAATGTAGGTGAAAATACGGTAACATTAACCGCAGTTGATGTTAATGATAATGAATCATCAGCCACAGCTGTAGTAACCGTGGAAGACAACATTCCTGCTGAGGTGCTTACTCAAAACATCACAGTTCAACTGGATGATATGGGAATGGCTTCGATCACTCCCGAAATGATAGACAATGGTTCGAATGATGTTTGTGGAATTGCCAGCATGAGTCTTGATATTACCGATTTCACTTGTGAAAATGTAGGTGAAAATATGGTGACATTAACCGCAGTTGATGTTAACGACAATGAAGCTTCGGCAACAGCTACAGTTATTGTAGAAGATAATATCGCTGCAACTGTAGTTACTCAGAATATCACAGTAGCACTTGACGAAAACGGAACGGCTACGATCACTCCGGAAATGATAGACAATGGTTCGAATGATGTTTGTGGCATTGCCAGCTTGAGTCTTGATATTACAGATTTCACTTGTGAAAATGTAGGTGAAAATACGGTAACATTAACCGCAGTTGATGTTAACGACAATGAAGCTTCGGCAACAGCTACAGTTATTGTAGAAGATAAAATCGCTGCAGAAGTGCTGACTCAGAATATCACAGTTCAACTGGATGAAATGGGAATGGCTTCGATCACTCCGGAAATGATAGACAATGACTCGAACGATGTTTGTGGCATTGCCAGCTTGAGTCTTGATATTACAGATTTCACTTGTGAAAATGTAGGTGAAAATACGGTAACATTAACCGCAGTTGATGTTAACGACAATGAAGCTTCGGCAACAGCTACAGTTATTGTAGAAGATAAGATTGCTGCAGAAGTGCTGACTCAAAACATCACAGTTCAACTGGATGAATTGGGAATGGCTTCGATCACTCCGGAAATGATAGACAATGGCTCGAATGATGCCTGTGGCATTGCCAGCATGAGTCTTGATATTACAGATTTTACTTGTGAAAATGTAGGGGAAAATACGGTAACATTAACCGCAGTTGATGTTAACGACAATGAAGCTTCAGCAACAGCTACAGTTATTGTAGAAGATAAGATCGCTGCAGAAGTGCTTACTCAAAACATCACAGTTCAACTGGATGATATGGGAATGGCCTCGATCACTCCGGAAATGATAAACAATGGTTCGAATGATGTTTGTGGCATTGCCAGCATGAGTCTTGATATTACCGATTTCACTTGTGAAAATGTAGGTGAAAATACGGTAACATTAACCGTAGTTGATGTTAACGACAATGAAGCTTCGGCAACAGCTACAGTTATTGTAGAAGATAAGATCGCTGCAGAAGTGCTTACTCAGAATATCACAGTTCAACTGGATGAAATGGGAATGGCCTCGATCACTCCGGAAATGATAGACAATGGCTCGAATGATGCCTGTGGCATTGCCAGCATGAGTCTTGATATTACAGATTTTACTTGTGAAAATGTAGGGGAAAATATAGTGACACTAACGGCAATGGATGTTAACGACAATGAAGCTTCAGCAACTGTTATCGTTACTGTAGAAGATAAGATCGCTGCAGAAGTGCTGACTCAAAACATCACAGTTCAACTGGATGAAATGGGAATGGCTTCGATCACTCCCGAAATGATAGACAATGGCTCGAATGATGCCTGTGGCATTGTCAGCATGAGTCTTGATATTACAGATTTTACTTGTGAAAATGTAGGGGAAAATATAGTGACACTAACGGCAATGGATGTTAACGACAATGAAGCTTCAGCAACTGCTATAGTTACTGTAGAAGATAAGATCGCTGCAGAGGTAATTACCCAGAATATCACAGTTCAACTGGATGAAATGGGAATGGCCTCGATCACTCCCGAAATGATAGACAATGGCTCGAATGATGCCTGTGGGATTGCAAGCATGAGTCTTGATAAGTCCGATTTCACCTGTGATCATATTGGTGAGAACACGGTGACCTTAACAGCAATCGATATCCATGGAAATGAATCATCTGCTACCGCAATTGTAAGTGTGGAAGATGTTATAGCTCCGACACCTGTTATGGATCAACTGGAACCTATCTATGCAGAATGTATCGTAGAAAGAACGGATGTTCCAACTCCTCTGGCTACAGATAATTGTGATATTGAGATTAGTGCAACTACAGACCTTGTTTTCCCGGTAACCCGTCAGGGGTCTACCATGATCAGATGGAAATTCGAGGATAGTAATGCTAATGTAACATATCAACAGCAGAAAATCATTATCGATGATATTACTGCTCCGGTTCCGGATATAGCTGAATTAGAAACAGTGGAAGTTGAGTGCGGTGTTACTGCTATCTCCGCTCCAACAGCGACCGATAATTGTGCGGGTAGTGTAACGGGAACTACTACAGATCCTCTTAGTTATGAAGAACAGGGAGACTATGAGATCCTTTGGACTTTTGATGATGGAAACGGTAATAGTACAACCCAGATACAGCAGGTGATTGTTAAAGATCAAACACCTCCGGTGGCTCTTGCAAAAGATATTACTGTGGTGCTGGATCCTAATGATAATGTAAGGATTAATCCGGAAGACATTGATGATGGTAGTTATGATGAATGTAGCGAGATCAGCCTTAGTCTGGATCGGGATTATTTCACCTCAAATGGATCATATGAGGTTGTATTAACTGTTACAGATGCCTTAGGAAACTCCTCTGAAGCTAGTGCAAGAGTTATAGTGGTGACAAATCATCCTGAAACTTCTAATGTTCATGTAGTACCAACGATCTTAAAACAGAGCTCTATGGCTAAAGTTATTGTGCCATTTAGATCTAGAATTATCGAGGTACAGGTGTTAGAGACCGAAACCAATAAGTATAAAATTATACGAGGGAATAAGCTTAATGAACAGCAGATCGATATTGCTCCTTTTAAAGGAACCCTATTGGTAAGAATAATTGATCAGGATGGAAGAGTTCATCTTAAAAAATTAATTGCACTTTAA